A genome region from Solanum pennellii chromosome 12, SPENNV200 includes the following:
- the LOC107005353 gene encoding NAC domain-containing protein 72, with the protein MGVQEKDPLLQLSLPPGFRFYPTDEELLVQYLCKKVAGHDFPLQIIGEIDLYKFDPWVLPSKATFGEKEWYFFSPRDRKYPNGSRPNRVAGSGYWKATGTDKVITSQGRKVGIKKALVFYVGKAPKGSKTNWIMHEYRLFESSRKNNGSSKLDEWVLCRIYKKNSSGPKPLMSGLHSSNEYSHGSSTSSSSQFDDMLESLPEMDHRFSNLPRLNSLKAEKFNLDRLDSANFDWAILAGLKPMPESGPANQAPGVQGPAQGHVNNHIHNNNNNSMNFLNDVYADPPNFRGNTKVESINLDEEVESGNRNQRIDQASYFQQSLNGFSQTYTKNVDQFGIQCPNQRLNLGFRQ; encoded by the exons atgggtGTTCAAGAAAAAGATCCACTTTTGCAATTAAGTTTACCACCAGGATTTAGATTTTATCCAACTGATGAAGAGCTTTTAGTTCAATATTTATGTAAGAAAGTTGCTGGACATGATTTTCCTCTACAAATTATTGGTGAAATtgatttatacaaatttgaTCCTTGGGTTTTACCTA GTAAGGCGACATTTGGTGAGAAAGAATGGTATTTCTTCAGTCCGAGGGATAGGAAGTATCCGAATGGATCTAGACCGAATCGAGTAGCAGGTTCGGGTTATTGGAAAGCAACGGGGACGGATAAGGTGATAACTTCGCAAGGAAGAAAAGTTGGAATTAAGAAAGCTCTTGTGTTTTATGTGGGTAAAGCTCCAAAAGGATCTAAGACGAATTGGATTATGCATGAATATAGACTTTTTGAATCTTCAAGGAAAAATAATGGAAGTTCAAAG CTAGATGAATGGGTGCTTTGTCGAATTTATAAGAAGAATTCAAGTGGACCAAAACCTCTGATGTCTGGTTTACACAGCAGTAATGAATACAGCCATGGTTCGTCGACTTCGTCATCATCCCAATTCGATGATATGCTCGAATCATTACCAGAAATGGACCATCGATTCTCCAATTTACCGAGGTTGAACTCTCTCAAGGCCGAGAAATTCAACCTCGATCGCCTGGACTCAGCCAATTTCGATTGGGCAATTCTCGCTGGGCTCAAACCAATGCCGGAATCGGGCCCAGCAAATCAAGCTCCAGGCGTTCAGGGTCCGGCTCAGGGGCATGTCAATAACCAcattcacaacaacaacaacaacagtatgAATTTTCTCAACGATGTTTACGCTGATCCTCCAAATTTCCGAGGCAACACAAAGGTTGAAAGTATTAATCTAGACGAAGAAGTTGAAAGCGGGAACAGAAATCAACGGATTGATCAAGCGAGTTACTTCCAACAGAGTCTCAATGGATTTTCCCAAACGTATACAAAAAATGTTGATCAATTCGGGATCCAATGTCCAAACCAGAGGTTAAATCTCGGGTTCAGGCAGTAG
- the LOC107005967 gene encoding ABC transporter G family member 9-like gives MEQEIMENIENHIHIDHSKSEVIFDNTNRPITLKFENVAYKIKLVKEGCLKNSSKSEEDKIILKGVSGIVSPGEMMAILGPSGCGKTTLLTGLGGRLVNGHLDGVITYNNNPFSSSMKRSIGFVTQDDVLYPHLTVYETLVFTALLRLPKTYSVEEKNAHADAIIPQLGLTKCKDSIIGDSLLRGISGGERKRVSIGQEMLINPSLLLLDEPTSGLDSTTALRIVSTLKGLANGGRTVAMTIHQPSSRLYYMFDKVLLLSEGNPLYFGRGEDAMGYFSGIGFPPLVAMNPSDFLLDLSSGILSDDPRVLSDAPKEDPASIKKTLVLAFKTNLAENLNEQLQESIDQQATEKLPDKKFSQWANTWWQQFSVLLRRGMKERKHESFSTLKVTEVLVMSFFAGLLWWKSNNIQDQTGLLFFYTSFWEFYSVFQGIFTFPQERMMLEKERSSGMYRLSAYFMAMTVGDLPMELVLPTISTLITYWMAGLKPSAWRFFSTLFSLLYNVLVSQSLGLAIGAMVMDEQSATVFALVILISFTLAGGFYVHHVPKFIAWIKHVSITQYAYKLLLGSQYSPGETYSCGINATCLVEDFPSIKTIGLGGKVISIVALAIMLLGYRFLAYVALMRIGVTKK, from the exons ATGGAACAAGAGATCATGGAGAATATAGAGAATCATATACACATTGATCATTCTAAAAGTGAAGTTATTTTTGACAACACTAATCGTCCCATCACTCTTAAG TTTGAGAATGTTGCTTACAAGATTAAGCTTGTAAAAGAAGGGTGtttgaagaattcatcaaaatcAGAGGAAGATAAAATAATCTTGAAGGGTGTCTCGGGGATCGTGTCACCGGGTGAAATGATGGCGATATTAGGCCCTTCAGGATGTGGAAAAACAACTCTGCTAACAGGACTCGGGGGCAGGCTCGTTAACGGCCATCTAGATGGCGTTATAACGTACAATAATAACCCCTTTTCTAGTTCCATGAAGCGTAGCATTGGTTTTGTTACTCAAGATGATGTTCTTTATCCTCACCTTACAGTCTACGAAACGCTTGTGTTCACTGCCCTCCTCCGTTTGCCTAAAACTTATTCAGTTGAGGAAAAAAACGCGCATGCTGATGCAATTATACCTCAACTTGGATTAACAAAGTGCAAGGATAGCATCATTGGAGATTCGCTTTTGAGAGGGATATCCGGTGGGGAGAGGAAAAGAGTAAGCATTGGGCAAGAAATGCTTATCAATCCGAGTTTATTGCTCTTGGATGAACCAACATCAGGGCTTGATTCTACTACAGCTTTAAGGATTGTGTCTACGTTAAAAGGTTTAGCAAACGGTGGCAGAACAGTTGCAATGACGATACATCAGCCTTCTAGTAGGCTATATTACATGTTCGACAAAGTGTTGCTGTTATCCGAAGGAAATCCTCTGTATTTTGGCAGAGGAGAAGATGCAATGGGATATTTTTCAGGCATCGGATTTCCCCCGTTAGTTGCTATGAATCCATCGGACTTCTTATTGGATCTATCAAGCG GTATACTATCCGATGATCCTCGCGTATTATCTGATGCTCCTAAAGAAGATCCAGCATCAATCAAGAAAACTTTGGTACTTGCTTTCAAAACCAATCTAGCGGAGAACTTGAACGAACAGTTGCAAGAATCTATTGATCAACAGGCTACTGAAAAATTACCTGACAAGAAATTCAGTCAATGGGCGAATACATGGTGGCAGCAATTCTCAGTGTTATTGAGAAGAGGGATGAAAGAACGAAAACACGAGTCCTTCTCTACCCTCAAGGTTACAGAAGTCTTGGTGATGTCTTTCTTTGCTGGATTGTTATGGTGGAAATCTAACAACATTCAAGATCAg ACAGGCCTTCTGTTCTTCTACACTAGTTTCTGGGAGTTCTATTCTGTGTTCCAAGGTATTTTTACGTTCCCACAAGAAAGGATGATGTTGGAGAAAGAAAGATCATCTGGCATGTATAGGCTCTCCGCGTACTTTATGGCTATGACAGTAGGTGATCTTCCGATGGAGCTAGTCCTTCCGACTATTTCCACTCTTATAACATACTGGATGGCTGGTCTAAAACCATCCGCGTGGAGGTTCTTTTCTACTTTATTCAGCCTCCTCTACAATGTATTAGTCTCCCAAAGCCTTGGACTTGCTATTGGTGCAATGGTCATGGACGAACAGTCAGCTACTGTATTCGCTTTAGTCATCTTGATATCGTTTACCTTAGCTGGAGGGTTCTATGTTCATCATGTCCCGAAGTTCATTGCCTGGATAAAGCACGTATCAATAACTCAGTACGCGTACAAGCTCTTGTTGGGGTCTCAATATAGTCCGGGGGAAACGTATTCATGTGGCATAAATGCGACGTGTCTGGTTGAAGATTTTCCTTCCATAAAAACTATAGGGCTTGGAGGTAAAGTCATCTCAATAGTTGCATTGGCTATTATGCTTTTGGGTTATAGGTTCTTGGCTTATGTTGCCCTTATGAGGATTGGTGTGACAAAGAAATAG
- the LOC107005966 gene encoding LOW QUALITY PROTEIN: ABC transporter G family member 9-like (The sequence of the model RefSeq protein was modified relative to this genomic sequence to represent the inferred CDS: substituted 1 base at 1 genomic stop codon) encodes MEXLKMENILSQQQNQYTDHSKIEVIFNNINRPVTLKFENVFYKINLAKEGCFKNSPKSNEEKIILKGVSGIVSPGEMLAILGPSGSGKTTLLTGLGGRLVNGHLKGVITYNNKPFTNAMNRSTGFVTQDDVLYPHLTVSETLVFTALLRLPKTFTVEEKTAHAEAIMTQLGLTKCKDIIVGGPFLRGISGGERKRVSIGQEMLINPSLLFLDEPTSGLDSTTALRIVSSLRDLAKGGRTVVLTIHQPSSRLFYMFKKVLLLSEGNPLYFGRGEDAMGYFSGIGFSPLVAMNPSDFLLDLSNGILSDDPRVLVDTPIEDPASIKKTLVTAFKTNLVENMKEQLQESDVHQVAEKLPEKKFTQWSNTWWQQFSVLFRRGMKERKHESFSSLKVGEVLVVAFLCGFLWWKSNNIQDQVGLMFFYTDFWSFFPLLQAIFTFPQERMMLEKERSSGMYRLSAYFIARTIGDLPMELVLPTIFTVITYWMTGLKPSAFNFFSTLFTILYNVLVSQSLGLALGAMIMDQESATVLGSVIILSFTLAGGYFVQHVPWFISWIKYISISQYTYKLLLGSQYSRGETYSCGINATCLVEDFPTIKSIGLGGKGISMVALAVMFFGYRLLAYVALMRVGVTKK; translated from the exons ATGGAATAATTAAAGATGGAAAACATATTGTCCCAACAACAAAATCAATACACTGATCATTCTAAAATTGAAGTTATTTTCAACAACATTAATCGTCCTGTCACTCTTAAG TTTGAGAATGTTTTTTACAAGATCAATCTGGCGAAAGAAGGGTGTTTCAAGAATTCACCAAAATCAAATGAAGAGAAGATAATCTTGAAGGGTGTCTCGGGGATCGTTTCTCCAGGTGAAATGCTGGCGATATTAGGGCCTTCAGGAAGTGGAAAAACAACTCTGCTAACAGGACTCGGAGGCAGGCTCGTTAATGGACATCTCAAAGGCGTTATAACGTATAATAACAAGCCATTTACCAATGCCATGAATCGTAGCACCGGCTTTGTTACTCAAGATGATGTCCTTTACCCTCACCTTACAGTGTCCGAAACACTTGTGTTCACTGCTCTCCTTCGTTTGCCTAAAACATTTACAGTTGAGGAGAAAACCGCACATGCTGAAGCGATTATGACTCAACTTGGATTGACAAAGTGCAAGGATATCATCGTTGGAGGTCCGTTTCTGAGAGGGATATCTGGTGGGGAGAGGAAAAGAGTAAGTATTGGACAAGAAATGCTTATTAACCCGAGTTTGTTGTTCTTGGATGAACCAACATCAGGGCTTGATTCTACTACAGCGTTAAGGATTGTGTCGTCTTTAAGGGATTTAGCAAAGGGTGGAAGGACGGTTGTGCTAACGATACATCAACCTTCGAGTAGGCTGTTTTACATGTTCAAGAAAGTGTTGTTGTTATCTGAAGGAAATCCCCTGTATTTTGGTAGAGGAGAAGATGCTATGGGATATTTTTCAGGCATCGGATTTTCCCCGTTAGTTGCCATGAATCCCTCAGACTTCTTGTTGGATCTTTCAAATG GTATACTATCTGATGATCCTCGAGTATTAGTAGATACTCCTATAGAAGATCCAGCTTCAATCAAGAAAACTTTGGTAACTGCTTTCAAAACCAATCTAGTGGAGAACATGAAGGAGCAATTGCAAGAATCTGACGTTCATCAGGTCGCGGAGAAACTACCTGAGAAGAAATTTACTCAATGGTCGAATACATGGTGGCAGCAATTCTCAGTGTTATTTAGAAGAGGGATGAAAGAACGAAAACACGAGTCCTTCTCTAGCCTCAAAGTTGGAGAGGTCTTGGTGGTGGCTTTCTTGTGTGGATTTTTATGGTGGAAATCTAACAACATTCAAGATCAG GTTGGACTTATGTTCTTCTACACTGATTTCTGGTCATTTTTTCCTTTGTTACAAGCTATTTTTACCTTCCCACAAGAAAGGATGATGTTGGAGAAAGAAAGATCATCAGGCATGTATCGACTCTCCGCGTACTTTATAGCTAGAACTATAGGTGACCTTCCAATGGAGCTAGTCCTTCCAACTATTTTCACCGTTATAACATACTGGATGACTGGCCTAAAACCATCTGCGTTCAACTTTTTCTCTACCTTATTCACCATCCTCTACAATGTATTAGTCTCCCAAAGCCTCGGGCTAGCTCTTGGTGCAATGATCATGGACCAAGAATCAGCTACTGTACTCGGTTCAGTCATCATTCTATCGTTCACCTTAGCTGGAGGGTACTTCGTTCAACATGTCCCATGGTTCATTTCCTGGATAAAGTACATATCGATTAGTCAATACACGTATAAGCTCTTGTTGGGGTCACAGTATAGTCGTGGAGAAACGTATTCATGTGGCATAAACGCGACGTGTCTGGTTGAAGATTTTCCTACCATAAAGAGTATAGGGCTTGGAGGTAAAGGCATTTCAATGGTTGCATTGGCTGTTATGTTTTTTGGTTATAGGTTATTAGCTTATGTTGCTCTTATGAGAGTTGGTGTAACAAAGAAATAG